The genomic segment TTAACCAATCATGCTTAACAGACATAATGCCCTTACTCTTAAGCGCCTTGAATAGGTCATCGAAGAACTCCTCAGGTTGCAGTAGGCATGCTGCATCCTTAACAAGCCTTGAGGAGTATTTTTGAGCATACGGTGAATTCTTGGATAAATACCTTATGTGTAAGCTTACTATTGGTCCAAGTACCTTAGATAACGCATCCAAGTCGCTTCCCAATTCAGGAACCTCCTTATACTCCAATGCTCCACCATCCTCAGTACTCTTAGGGTACCACCATGAGTCAACTTGGTAATACTTAACGCCAATCCCTTTCTCATCCATGTATCTCTTAATCTCAAGCATTGTTTGAGTATAATTCATGCCAGGTAATGTCCTATACCAGTACATCCCACCTGTATCTGTCCAGTATTGAAGTGAATCCAGGTAATTCCGGTTAACTTCAATGGATGTCTTAGTTCTACCGTAAAATCCTCTAATCCAACGTCCCCACCTTGATAATGCCTCATTAGGTGACTTGCCATACACCACCACTGAGGAGAGGTTGAATCCACTGGGTATTTCCCTAATGGTTCCGCTCAAGCCCAAGATAGCCTTAAACCCAACGGAACCTGGATTTAATTTAAGGAGCTGAGGGGCCCTTGGCTCAAGGGCCGATACCAGCATTGTGTTAAGTCCACTGGAGTTAATAAACATTCCAAAGGAACCCAATACCGTGGGTTCCTTGAAATCACCAGCCCTTATGAAAACAGGCCTAATCCAGTTATACGGCGTATAACCAAACCCCCTATCTAGTAATACATGGGCATTAAATGAAGCTGTATCAACATCAGCCTCCCTACCAACACTCCTGTTCACACTTGAATTGAATAATATGCTTGATACTATAATTGGGTCGTTTAAGTAAGCCTTAACCGAGAATGTTAAATCCCCAGGCTCTGCTCTAATTGAATATACTATATACTTACCCAATGAGTCAACGTTCTCATGCGACTCATACCCTTTGGGGCTAAGTAACTTACCATTAACCAGTGGTGAAGCCCTAAGCAACAGTGAGTCGCCAAGAATTAACTCCCATGCTGCATCATCGTGAAGTACCGTAAGCCTTAAATCATTCCACTTAATCATCATTGGATTAGTGGTTAGTCTGTTTTAAATCATACTGTGGCCTAGTCTTATTAATAAAGTATTACCTATAGTACACTTAGGCTAATGTAAAATGTAGGTAATCGCATACAGTATAGTTGATTAATGTGAATCATATACATATCCTATATAGTTTTTCACTTTTAATGCACTTGGGTTTACTGGTTTAGGAATAATTAACTACTATAAATGATTACTAGTATACAATGTTAGAATACATGTTTAAAAACATGTACACCCTGTATTAGGCATGGCCACTGTTAGGGTACTCGGAATACTACTATCAATACTATCGATAGCGGTAGTGTTATCGGCAGCCACTACAGTGACTTCAGCGGTCAGTTTTAATGTAACCCAAGCCGTATCATCAACCCTCTTATATGTACCAAATTCCCCAAGCGACTGGAATTTATTTGTCTCACACCCAATAGCCCAAGACCAAGGCGCCTATGATACATACTCCCCCTTAGCCTATTATAACCCAGTTACTGGTCAATTCTACCCAGCCCTAGCATATAATTGGACTATTCAAGTTCTCCCCAATGGTAGTGGTATTTTAACTGTTTACCTTAGGCCTGGCTTATACTGGTTTAATGGTACGGCAACAATACCCTTCACTGCATGGGATGTTTACGCAGAGTTCTATATTTACGTTAAGGGCTTTGGTGCATTCTACCCATTCATGCAGTTCCAGTACGCTGATGAGGATATTAGGGTAATTAACAATTACACAATACAATTCCTATTCCAGGAATGGAGCCCAACAGATTGGATATACTTACTCACATACCACATGTTCACACCATGGCCTGTTTGGAAGTGGGCAGTGGAGGCATTAAAGAATATTACAAGCCAATCTGAAGCCCTTGCCTTTGCGCATAGTAATATTACTAAGTTCGTTGCACCATATTGGGCCCTTAACCCATACTACGTATCTAAGGTTGGATCAAACTTCATAATAATAACCCTAGAGCCTCAGAATTTATTCAATAGTTGGCTTGAGATTTACCCGTTAAATTCATTTACATATTACCCAACCGTGACCTCACTATTTGTGGGTGGTAATACCCAATCCATGACCGATATTTTGTCTGGCACCGCGCAATTCATATACGTCTTCCTGTCTCCACAGCAGAATGCTGAGCTTGAAAGCCATGGTATAAAAGTATTCACAATATATTCATACGATATATACGGCATAACCATTAATCCGAATCAATACCCATGGAATATTCCCGCGGTTAGGAGAGTATTATATTACGTGCTTAATACCACGGCCATAGCGGCATCATGGGGATTGCAATCACTCCTACCAGCCAATTACAATATTCCAGCTGCGCCATACACATTGGTGACCTTCCCATCATCAATAACTAACATGCTATTCACGTATCAGTACAATTGGACTAAGGCTGCTGAAATACTTCAAAGCCTAGGCTTCTACGAGAAGAATGGACAATGGTATACACCTAATGGGACACCATTGCAATTGCAACTACTAATGCCAGCAGGCTTCACAAACCAAGTGGTTCCAGCTACGTATGCTGCAGAGGAATTAACGGCCTTTGGCATCAAGGTTACCCCAGTATCCGTTGAGCACGGTACATTAGTCAGTGTATATATGAAAAATGGTCAATTCCAGGCACTTCAATACTTCGC from the Caldivirga maquilingensis IC-167 genome contains:
- a CDS encoding ABC transporter substrate-binding protein, which translates into the protein MATVRVLGILLSILSIAVVLSAATTVTSAVSFNVTQAVSSTLLYVPNSPSDWNLFVSHPIAQDQGAYDTYSPLAYYNPVTGQFYPALAYNWTIQVLPNGSGILTVYLRPGLYWFNGTATIPFTAWDVYAEFYIYVKGFGAFYPFMQFQYADEDIRVINNYTIQFLFQEWSPTDWIYLLTYHMFTPWPVWKWAVEALKNITSQSEALAFAHSNITKFVAPYWALNPYYVSKVGSNFIIITLEPQNLFNSWLEIYPLNSFTYYPTVTSLFVGGNTQSMTDILSGTAQFIYVFLSPQQNAELESHGIKVFTIYSYDIYGITINPNQYPWNIPAVRRVLYYVLNTTAIAASWGLQSLLPANYNIPAAPYTLVTFPSSITNMLFTYQYNWTKAAEILQSLGFYEKNGQWYTPNGTPLQLQLLMPAGFTNQVVPATYAAEELTAFGIKVTPVSVEHGTLVSVYMKNGQFQALQYFAPKVVSYITAWTNWPHSSVWYDYVGNVFNTSLAWPFAWPKVIDHQLVGWYCQPLSTNLPPPINNTLVWCVNSTFGYINLSNVQIVIAAAAPGSVDYEKAIEAWVAWWEYYDPQFVWGAKLEPIQYNPSYFDFTWAYACLPGIIADLVVYPSAQQSILGMYSTWLPDPFFFGGVAPPGVIPPIAQAIINGSLWTKYSQYAEFLGLTPQFGINIQQLQACVASYFHVPYTPVTTSTTTSTATSTTTVTSVATVTSTVTTTAVSTVTSTATTTAVSTVTVTKPVVSTALIAGIVIIVVVIAAIAAIIALRRR